A single genomic interval of Terriglobus albidus harbors:
- a CDS encoding TonB-dependent receptor — translation MKFLAAAAFAALALPHVLAQTACTGTPLTGVVHDSTQAIIPGALLTLDSGPAATSSSDGHFRFACVPEGSHRLVVAAPGFATQTVTLRSPHPASLDLLLKVEEVETNVDVSGDDDTPATSTTSSGPTQTISGDRLHALADDPDDLTRQLQQLAAAAGGSPANTVIAVDGFQDGSKLPPKSTIAYIKVNPDLFSAEYREPPFGGGRVEVYTKPGQSAYHGALFATNGSPWMNARDPFSTSKASLGKQRYGFELTGPIRQKGSDFVLALEHRSIDNFAVVNAVTLDSTGSPVRTVGNVATPQRLWIGSAKVDWQLGPKNTFIASYNANVNHLQNLGAGGTSLAEVGYDSQQSEHMLRFSNITTASVHLMHEARVSLRWNGENDTPASNAVAVQVAGAFTGGGNTLGPQHRRELNMEILDDAILTTKNHTLKMGTQLMIYRERQRLTTNFNGTYTFGGGSAPVLSAGGSAVPGQTTTITGLEQYRRALLGLPGGTPTAYSNVAGSPVVNFTLVQDALFIQDDWNVGHGVHIASGVRYYLQNNPDTFSSITPRIGILWSPNAKGTWTLHGHFGMFAGRFNKGDQSEVQRMNGIDRITSTIYSPVYGNPFSGATPIHSIRSYNPHLSNLTWAAENIGGTRTLPHGWNLSIDYFLARIWNYTRSLNINSPLNNQPTGPRPGPANLNIFEMQASGQGRANVVFIGVDQHSYKKVQFSFGGVRVNLVDDTDDNEFSSPQSSRTNAGELARRTGQPLWNVFANGTLKLPEKLELSSTFNGHGGSHYNVTTGFDNNGDGNFNDRPQYATAGTPGAVSTQWGWLVASGGTGAFQRNAGTLPWTLYLDTNLQRAFKLTHNAKAEHPQTLTLNVRSANMINHRNVTSVGGVLGSPLFGVPYAADNGRRVEAGLRYAF, via the coding sequence ATGAAGTTTCTGGCTGCCGCAGCCTTTGCTGCGCTTGCGCTCCCGCATGTTTTGGCACAGACCGCATGCACGGGAACGCCGCTCACCGGCGTGGTCCATGACAGCACACAGGCCATCATTCCCGGAGCATTGCTGACGCTCGACAGCGGACCTGCCGCCACCAGCAGCTCCGATGGACACTTCCGCTTTGCCTGCGTTCCCGAAGGCTCCCATCGTCTCGTTGTCGCCGCACCGGGCTTCGCCACGCAGACCGTAACGCTGCGGTCCCCGCACCCCGCCTCACTCGATCTGTTGCTGAAGGTAGAAGAGGTGGAGACCAATGTGGACGTCAGTGGAGACGACGACACTCCCGCCACCAGTACAACCTCGAGCGGGCCTACGCAGACCATCTCCGGCGACCGGCTGCATGCGCTCGCCGACGATCCCGATGACCTCACGCGCCAGCTTCAGCAACTCGCCGCCGCAGCGGGTGGAAGCCCCGCAAACACCGTAATCGCTGTCGATGGCTTTCAGGATGGCAGCAAGCTTCCGCCTAAAAGCACCATCGCCTATATCAAGGTGAACCCCGATCTCTTCTCGGCGGAGTATCGCGAGCCTCCCTTCGGCGGCGGCCGCGTCGAGGTCTACACCAAACCCGGTCAGAGCGCCTATCACGGAGCGCTGTTCGCGACCAACGGCAGCCCGTGGATGAACGCGCGCGATCCCTTCTCGACGAGCAAGGCTTCTCTCGGAAAGCAGCGCTACGGCTTTGAGCTGACAGGGCCGATCCGCCAGAAGGGCAGCGACTTTGTACTCGCGCTGGAGCATCGCAGCATTGACAACTTCGCCGTCGTGAACGCCGTGACGCTCGACAGTACAGGCAGCCCGGTCAGGACGGTAGGCAACGTCGCCACACCGCAACGTCTGTGGATTGGTAGCGCCAAGGTCGACTGGCAGCTCGGACCGAAGAACACCTTCATCGCCAGCTACAACGCCAACGTCAATCATCTGCAGAACCTGGGCGCCGGCGGAACCTCACTGGCCGAGGTTGGCTACGACAGCCAGCAGTCTGAACACATGCTGCGCTTCAGCAATATCACCACTGCTTCGGTTCATCTGATGCACGAGGCCCGTGTGAGCCTGCGTTGGAACGGCGAGAACGACACGCCCGCCTCCAATGCAGTTGCCGTGCAGGTAGCAGGCGCATTTACCGGTGGAGGCAACACGCTGGGCCCGCAGCATCGGCGCGAGCTCAATATGGAGATCCTCGACGATGCCATCCTCACGACGAAGAATCACACCCTGAAGATGGGCACGCAGTTGATGATCTATCGCGAGCGTCAGCGGCTGACAACCAACTTCAACGGTACCTACACCTTCGGCGGCGGCAGCGCTCCGGTGCTGAGTGCCGGCGGCAGTGCCGTACCGGGACAGACCACGACCATCACCGGTTTGGAGCAGTACCGGCGCGCGCTACTTGGCCTGCCGGGAGGAACGCCCACCGCATACAGCAATGTTGCCGGTTCGCCCGTGGTGAACTTCACGCTCGTGCAGGACGCGCTATTTATTCAGGATGACTGGAACGTCGGCCACGGAGTTCACATCGCATCCGGCGTGCGCTACTATCTGCAGAACAATCCCGATACCTTCAGCTCCATCACACCGCGAATCGGCATCCTGTGGTCTCCGAATGCGAAGGGCACCTGGACGCTGCATGGGCACTTCGGTATGTTCGCGGGCCGCTTCAACAAGGGCGATCAGTCCGAGGTGCAGCGCATGAACGGCATCGACCGTATCACCAGCACCATCTATAGCCCGGTCTACGGCAATCCGTTCAGTGGCGCAACGCCGATCCACAGCATCCGCAGCTATAACCCGCATCTCTCTAACCTGACCTGGGCGGCGGAGAACATCGGCGGAACCCGCACGCTGCCGCATGGATGGAATCTCTCCATCGACTACTTCCTCGCGCGCATCTGGAACTACACACGCTCGCTCAACATCAACTCGCCGCTCAACAACCAGCCCACTGGACCGCGTCCCGGTCCTGCCAACCTGAACATCTTCGAGATGCAGGCCAGCGGACAGGGCAGAGCCAATGTTGTCTTCATCGGCGTCGACCAGCACTCGTATAAAAAGGTGCAGTTCTCCTTCGGCGGTGTGCGCGTCAATCTCGTCGACGATACTGACGATAACGAGTTCTCCAGCCCGCAGAGCTCGCGCACCAATGCGGGTGAGCTGGCGCGGCGCACTGGCCAGCCGCTATGGAACGTCTTCGCCAACGGCACACTCAAGCTGCCCGAGAAGCTTGAGCTGAGCAGCACCTTCAACGGCCACGGCGGCAGCCACTACAACGTCACCACCGGCTTCGATAACAACGGCGACGGCAACTTCAACGACCGCCCGCAGTACGCCACTGCAGGTACGCCGGGCGCAGTCTCCACGCAATGGGGCTGGCTCGTTGCCTCGGGAGGAACCGGTGCCTTCCAGCGCAACGCAGGCACCTTGCCCTGGACGCTGTATCTCGACACCAACCTGCAGCGCGCCTTCAAACTGACACACAACGCCAAGGCAGAGCACCCGCAGACGCTGACACTCAACGTGCGTTCGGCCAACATGATCAACCACAGGAACGTCACCTCGGTCGGCGGCGTGCTGGGCTCGCCGCTGTTTGGGGTGCCTTACGCCGCGGATAACGGCCGTCGTGTGGAGGCGGGGCTGAGGTATGCGTTCTAA
- a CDS encoding efflux RND transporter permease subunit encodes MRLVLAALSRPLTVIVALLAIVAGFFMAVGRMRMDIFPQVGNPVIYVAQPYGGMNPAQMEGYLTYYYEYHFLYITGIQSVDSKSVQGAALMKLTFREGTDMQQAMAETVGYVNRARAFMPPGTVPPFITRFDPGSVAVGLLLFSSNTHSQGELQNFALNQVRPLFATLPGVSAPPPFGGNQRTIVVTLDPDKLKQYGVSPEQAISAVSNGSVVAPTGNLYDGTLNRIVRTNSALGPDLAELMSAPIHPRSGANIYLRDIGTVENGTDIVTAYAHVDGKRTVYIPVTKRSDASTLAVIAAVKAAIPSFKKAIPDDVDVKLAFDQSGYVSNAISGLVREALLGAVLTGLVVLLFLRDWRGALIVVANIPFALFTAVVALWATGQTINIMTLGGLALAVGVLVDEATVEIENIHTQLMPGVSRAKAVLEACRRTIIARLLSMLCVLAVFVPSFFMQGVGRQLFTPLSLAVGFAMIASYLLSSTLVPVFAVWIMSETHRGEEHEGRFGRLRTWYEGYLQRILKRGRLIYLGYFGVCALLLFLLAPTLGTEIFPDANGPVLRLRIKAPVGTRIEETEPQVLQALDLIRKTAGEHNVAITSDYVGVQPSSYPVNLIHLFTAGPEEAIVQVQLAPGHPQDEKLREELRAAFQKQMPNLNVAFEGGDIVSQVMSFGSPTPIQIDVQGVDLDQDYAYLAKIEAEMKKLSFLRDISIPQEQQYPTAEIKIDRDYAGQFGLTMADVTTSLIPATGSSRFIAPNYWRDPRTGNAFQIQVQLPSNRVQGLGALSTLPLMREGQAQPQLDQVASLKYGTMPEMIERFSGQRIVSVTANLHGIALGDARGKINNVLQHLAAPPKGVTVVVRGQVPALEETISGLRIGLLIAIAAIFLLLMANFQSLRLPLAVLSTIPGVLVGVVLMLLITRTTLNIQSFMGAIMAVGISVANSILLISFAEHARRENKDVEAAAFEGATGRMRAILMTATAMICGMIPMAIGLGESGAQTAPLGRAVVGGLIFSTLTTLTVLPTIYAALQRKAKHESNSLNPEDPTSRYYEHV; translated from the coding sequence ATGCGCCTTGTCCTCGCAGCACTCAGCCGTCCGCTCACCGTGATCGTCGCGCTGCTCGCGATCGTCGCCGGCTTCTTTATGGCCGTCGGACGCATGCGGATGGATATCTTCCCGCAGGTCGGTAATCCGGTCATCTACGTTGCCCAGCCCTACGGCGGTATGAACCCCGCGCAGATGGAGGGCTACCTCACCTACTACTACGAGTACCACTTCCTCTATATCACTGGCATTCAATCGGTCGACAGTAAGAGCGTCCAGGGTGCAGCCCTGATGAAGCTGACCTTCCGCGAAGGCACCGATATGCAGCAGGCGATGGCGGAGACCGTCGGCTATGTCAATCGTGCCCGCGCCTTCATGCCGCCGGGAACGGTGCCACCCTTCATCACGCGTTTCGACCCAGGCAGCGTCGCCGTCGGCCTGCTGCTCTTCTCCAGCAATACCCACTCGCAGGGCGAGTTGCAGAACTTCGCGCTCAATCAGGTGCGTCCGCTCTTCGCTACGCTTCCCGGCGTCTCCGCGCCGCCGCCGTTCGGCGGCAACCAGCGCACCATCGTGGTCACGCTCGATCCGGACAAACTGAAGCAGTACGGAGTCTCGCCGGAACAGGCTATCTCCGCCGTCAGTAACGGATCGGTTGTTGCCCCCACCGGCAATCTCTACGACGGCACGCTCAACCGCATCGTCCGCACCAACTCCGCCCTGGGGCCCGATCTTGCGGAGCTGATGAGCGCGCCCATCCATCCGCGCTCCGGAGCCAACATCTATCTGCGCGATATCGGCACCGTCGAGAATGGGACCGATATCGTCACGGCGTATGCCCACGTCGACGGCAAGCGCACGGTCTATATTCCGGTCACCAAACGTTCCGACGCCTCGACGCTGGCTGTGATCGCCGCCGTCAAAGCCGCCATCCCCAGCTTCAAGAAGGCCATTCCCGACGACGTCGATGTGAAGCTCGCCTTCGACCAGTCCGGTTATGTCTCCAACGCCATCAGCGGGCTGGTCCGCGAGGCCCTGCTGGGTGCGGTGCTGACCGGCCTTGTCGTCTTGCTCTTCCTGCGCGACTGGCGTGGAGCGCTGATTGTCGTCGCCAATATTCCCTTTGCGCTCTTTACTGCGGTCGTCGCGCTGTGGGCCACGGGACAGACCATCAACATCATGACGCTGGGCGGCCTGGCCTTGGCCGTCGGTGTGCTGGTCGATGAAGCCACGGTCGAGATCGAGAACATCCACACGCAACTGATGCCTGGGGTCTCGCGCGCGAAGGCAGTGCTGGAGGCCTGCCGCCGCACCATCATCGCGCGGTTGCTCTCGATGCTCTGTGTGCTCGCCGTCTTTGTTCCCTCGTTCTTCATGCAGGGTGTCGGCCGCCAGCTCTTTACGCCGCTCTCGCTGGCTGTGGGCTTTGCGATGATTGCGTCGTACCTGCTCTCCAGCACGCTGGTGCCGGTCTTCGCCGTATGGATCATGTCGGAGACGCATCGCGGCGAAGAACATGAAGGACGCTTCGGCCGGCTGCGCACCTGGTACGAAGGCTACCTGCAGCGCATCCTCAAGCGCGGACGGCTGATCTATCTTGGCTACTTCGGTGTCTGCGCACTGCTGCTCTTCCTGCTGGCGCCAACGCTGGGCACAGAGATCTTTCCTGACGCCAACGGCCCGGTGCTGCGCCTGCGCATCAAGGCGCCTGTCGGGACACGGATTGAAGAGACCGAGCCCCAGGTTCTGCAGGCGCTTGATCTCATCCGCAAGACCGCGGGCGAGCACAACGTTGCCATCACCTCGGACTACGTCGGCGTGCAGCCCTCCAGCTATCCGGTCAACCTGATCCACCTGTTCACCGCCGGGCCGGAAGAGGCGATCGTGCAGGTGCAGCTCGCGCCCGGCCATCCGCAGGATGAGAAGCTGCGCGAAGAGCTCCGTGCAGCCTTCCAGAAGCAGATGCCCAACCTGAACGTTGCGTTCGAAGGCGGAGACATCGTCTCGCAGGTGATGAGCTTCGGCTCGCCCACGCCGATCCAGATCGATGTGCAAGGTGTCGACCTCGATCAGGACTACGCCTACCTGGCAAAGATCGAAGCCGAGATGAAGAAGCTGAGCTTCCTGCGGGATATCTCCATTCCGCAGGAACAGCAGTATCCCACGGCTGAGATCAAGATCGACCGCGACTACGCCGGGCAGTTCGGCCTGACCATGGCCGACGTCACCACCTCGCTGATACCGGCGACCGGATCGTCGCGCTTTATCGCACCGAACTACTGGCGCGATCCGCGGACCGGCAATGCCTTCCAGATCCAGGTGCAGCTCCCTTCCAACCGCGTGCAGGGACTGGGAGCGCTGTCGACCCTTCCCCTGATGCGCGAAGGCCAGGCGCAGCCGCAGCTCGATCAGGTGGCAAGCCTGAAGTACGGCACCATGCCGGAGATGATTGAGCGCTTCAGCGGACAGCGGATCGTCAGCGTCACTGCCAATCTTCACGGCATTGCGCTCGGCGACGCGCGCGGAAAGATCAACAACGTCTTACAGCATCTCGCTGCGCCTCCCAAAGGAGTGACCGTCGTCGTGCGCGGCCAGGTTCCGGCGCTCGAAGAAACCATCTCCGGTTTGCGCATCGGTCTGCTAATTGCCATCGCAGCCATCTTCCTGCTGTTGATGGCTAACTTCCAGTCGCTTCGTCTGCCGCTGGCGGTGCTCTCGACCATCCCCGGTGTGCTGGTGGGTGTGGTGTTGATGCTGCTGATCACGCGCACTACGCTGAACATTCAGTCCTTCATGGGAGCCATCATGGCGGTCGGCATCTCGGTAGCGAACTCCATCCTGCTGATCAGCTTTGCAGAGCACGCCAGACGCGAGAACAAGGATGTCGAAGCCGCGGCCTTTGAAGGCGCTACCGGCCGGATGCGGGCCATCCTGATGACAGCCACGGCGATGATCTGCGGCATGATTCCTATGGCCATCGGTCTGGGCGAGAGTGGCGCGCAGACTGCTCCGCTGGGACGCGCCGTGGTCGGCGGCCTGATCTTCTCCACGCTGACGACTCTGACCGTTCTGCCCACCATCTATGCCGCGTTGCAGCGCAAAGCCAAACACGAGTCCAACTCACTTAATCCGGAAGATCCTACGAGCCGCTACTATGAACACGTTTAG
- a CDS encoding efflux RND transporter periplasmic adaptor subunit translates to MNTFRHAAVLLPFVSISLAVAQSAPKTALVKVESRSLSRTVPLTAELTPYLQTDIEARVPGYVEKVLVDRGSKVRRGQLLVVLSAPEMGSQTSASEGGLHQAEAEAAQAKASAAAAASTYERLLEAAKTPGAVAGNELIQAQKQKEAAEAIVQAREASVKSAGSQLTSTKEMEGYLRVTAPFDGIVTERLVHPGMMVAAGSHQALLRLQQVSHLRLVVPVPENYSGNIAQGKQVIFHVPAHPGKNYTGKVARIPNSLDPQSRAMMVELDVANADASLSPGMYPTVDWPVASSDNLLFVPATSVVTTTQRTFVIAARGGHAHWVDVRKGPASGDQVSIRGELKPGDVVVKQATDEIREGAPLP, encoded by the coding sequence ATGAACACGTTTAGACACGCCGCCGTCCTTCTGCCGTTCGTCAGCATCTCTCTTGCCGTGGCGCAGAGCGCGCCGAAGACCGCATTGGTGAAGGTGGAAAGCCGTAGCCTCTCCCGCACCGTGCCGCTGACAGCGGAGCTGACACCCTATCTGCAGACCGACATCGAAGCCCGCGTTCCCGGCTATGTGGAGAAGGTTCTCGTCGATCGCGGAAGCAAGGTACGTCGCGGCCAGTTGCTCGTCGTTCTCTCTGCTCCGGAGATGGGCTCGCAGACTTCGGCCTCCGAGGGCGGCCTGCATCAGGCCGAAGCTGAAGCGGCGCAGGCTAAAGCATCCGCAGCAGCGGCAGCCAGTACCTATGAACGCCTGCTGGAGGCAGCGAAGACTCCCGGCGCTGTTGCCGGCAATGAACTGATCCAGGCACAGAAGCAGAAAGAGGCCGCCGAGGCCATCGTGCAGGCCCGCGAAGCTTCGGTGAAGTCGGCAGGGAGCCAGCTGACCTCCACGAAGGAGATGGAGGGATATCTTCGTGTGACCGCTCCCTTCGACGGCATCGTCACCGAGAGACTTGTCCACCCCGGCATGATGGTCGCAGCAGGGAGTCATCAGGCGCTGTTGCGACTGCAGCAGGTCTCCCACCTTCGCCTGGTAGTGCCTGTGCCTGAGAACTACTCCGGCAACATCGCCCAGGGTAAACAGGTCATCTTTCACGTGCCGGCGCATCCAGGCAAGAACTATACCGGCAAGGTCGCGCGCATTCCCAACTCGCTCGACCCGCAGAGCCGCGCCATGATGGTGGAGCTTGATGTCGCCAATGCCGACGCATCGCTCTCGCCCGGCATGTATCCCACGGTGGATTGGCCGGTGGCTTCCAGTGACAACCTGTTGTTCGTTCCTGCGACCAGCGTCGTGACCACGACGCAGCGGACATTTGTCATCGCGGCACGCGGCGGACATGCCCACTGGGTAGATGTTCGCAAAGGCCCTGCCTCAGGCGATCAGGTCTCCATCCGGGGGGAGCTGAAACCGGGGGATGTCGTCGTAAAGCAAGCTACGGACGAGATCCGGGAAGGCGCACCGTTGCCTTAG
- a CDS encoding bifunctional YncE family protein/alkaline phosphatase family protein: protein MTWSSDGHTLYVAGGNASGPKNKENPIAPVYEFTYKDGRLSEQPTGKLIESIDPKLVWWSGVAYLPSKHQLYAVNRGTGSGPGDVVVFDAKTRGIVTRIAVETTPYQAALTSDGKLLFVSNWSSESVSVIDTASNKVVRTVRVGMNPNDMKLSADGRLFVACSNDNTVYVIDTRSLQVLERLSTTQTPLAPEGSTPDALAIDDERKLLYIANADNNSIAVAHIENREHSTVVGFVPTGWYPSALLLTDKNQTLYIGNAKGEGGHPDPDGPHFGKESDKTLQKSSLEVLPVTNLKDNLVKWTRQVSENTPYRDSMLSEARTPQEPSVIPQHVGEASPIKHVIYIIKENRTYDQEFGDIPNANGDPKLVLFGAQVTPNQHALAKQYVVLDNLYCDGEVSVDGHSWSNSSYATDFNEKQWPAEYGSHSAAAYSVRAMVPSAGHLWDLARRKGLTYRSYGENAARASTGTSMEAAPGADGLVGHVSKEYGLGLNVRDTDKVAVFLKDFKEFEANYDSNDPEKRMPNYIVMSMPEDHTRGTTPGAFTPQAMVANNDYAIGQLVDAVSHSSYWSSTAIFIIEDDAQDGADHVDGRRTVGLVISPYVKRGIVDSTLYTTSSMVRSMELLLGLPPMSQYDAAAMPMYAAFGATAEDTPFDVIQPMIDVNVKNTKDSYGAKQSSRMNFKDVDLAPMYALNEILWKSIRGADSAMPAPVHRFRPLADASESPKHGKDADD from the coding sequence ATGACCTGGTCCTCCGACGGTCATACGCTCTACGTCGCAGGCGGCAACGCATCGGGACCGAAGAACAAGGAGAACCCCATCGCTCCGGTCTATGAGTTCACCTATAAGGATGGCCGGTTGAGCGAGCAGCCCACGGGCAAGTTGATAGAAAGCATCGATCCCAAGCTGGTGTGGTGGTCTGGCGTTGCCTATCTGCCGAGCAAGCATCAGCTCTATGCGGTGAATCGCGGTACCGGCTCCGGCCCCGGCGACGTCGTCGTCTTCGACGCGAAGACACGCGGGATCGTCACCCGTATTGCGGTTGAAACCACTCCCTACCAGGCTGCACTGACCTCGGACGGCAAGCTGCTTTTCGTCTCCAACTGGTCGAGTGAGTCGGTCAGCGTGATCGACACCGCGAGCAACAAGGTCGTTCGCACTGTGCGTGTCGGCATGAACCCGAACGACATGAAGCTCTCCGCCGACGGACGGCTCTTCGTCGCCTGCTCGAATGACAACACCGTCTACGTGATCGATACGCGCTCGTTGCAGGTGCTGGAACGGCTTTCGACGACACAGACTCCGCTTGCTCCGGAGGGCTCGACGCCCGATGCCCTGGCTATCGACGATGAGCGCAAGCTGCTCTACATCGCCAACGCCGACAACAACTCCATTGCGGTCGCACATATTGAGAACCGCGAACACAGCACGGTCGTCGGCTTTGTTCCTACCGGCTGGTACCCCTCGGCTCTGCTGCTCACCGACAAGAATCAGACCCTCTATATCGGCAACGCCAAGGGCGAGGGTGGCCATCCTGATCCGGACGGCCCGCACTTCGGCAAGGAGAGTGACAAGACACTCCAGAAGAGCAGCCTTGAGGTTCTGCCGGTCACGAACCTGAAGGACAATCTCGTGAAGTGGACGCGCCAGGTCTCAGAGAACACGCCCTATCGCGACTCCATGCTTTCGGAGGCGCGCACGCCGCAGGAGCCGAGCGTGATTCCGCAGCACGTGGGCGAAGCCAGCCCCATCAAGCACGTGATCTACATCATCAAAGAGAACCGTACCTACGATCAGGAGTTTGGCGATATTCCGAATGCCAACGGTGATCCCAAGCTGGTGCTCTTCGGCGCCCAGGTCACACCCAACCAGCACGCGCTGGCGAAGCAGTATGTAGTTCTCGATAACCTGTACTGCGATGGCGAGGTCAGCGTCGATGGGCACTCGTGGTCGAACTCCTCCTACGCAACGGACTTCAATGAGAAGCAGTGGCCGGCTGAGTACGGTTCACATAGCGCCGCCGCATATAGCGTGCGCGCCATGGTTCCTTCCGCAGGACATCTCTGGGATCTCGCCCGGCGCAAGGGCCTGACCTATCGCTCGTATGGTGAGAACGCCGCGCGCGCCAGCACCGGTACCAGTATGGAAGCGGCTCCCGGAGCTGACGGCCTGGTCGGCCATGTATCCAAGGAGTACGGTCTTGGGCTCAACGTCCGCGATACGGATAAGGTCGCGGTCTTCCTGAAGGACTTCAAAGAGTTCGAAGCCAACTACGACAGCAACGATCCTGAAAAGCGCATGCCCAACTACATCGTGATGAGCATGCCGGAAGACCACACCCGCGGCACCACGCCGGGAGCGTTCACACCGCAGGCCATGGTCGCCAACAACGACTACGCCATCGGCCAGCTTGTCGATGCCGTCAGCCACAGCAGCTACTGGTCCAGCACCGCCATCTTCATCATCGAAGACGATGCCCAGGACGGCGCCGACCACGTCGATGGCCGCCGCACGGTGGGCCTGGTGATTAGCCCGTACGTAAAGCGTGGCATCGTTGACAGCACGCTCTACACGACCAGTTCTATGGTGCGGTCGATGGAGCTGCTGCTGGGCCTGCCGCCGATGAGCCAGTACGATGCCGCGGCGATGCCAATGTATGCCGCGTTCGGTGCGACGGCGGAGGATACGCCCTTCGATGTCATCCAACCGATGATCGATGTCAACGTAAAGAACACGAAGGACTCCTACGGCGCGAAGCAGAGCAGCAGGATGAACTTCAAAGATGTCGATCTCGCTCCGATGTATGCGCTGAATGAAATTCTGTGGAAGAGCATTCGCGGAGCTGATTCGGCGATGCCGGCTCCGGTCCATCGCTTCCGTCCGCTGGCCGATGCGAGTGAGTCGCCGAAGCATGGGAAGGATGCTGATGACTAG
- a CDS encoding PadR family transcriptional regulator, with protein MPKTYRDIYSGLVRLHVLHHASREPIYGLEMMRELRHHGYGLGPGTLYPLLHGMEASGLLRSKMTNGSGRLRRVYTATAAGRRALQEGHEKVRELLREMDED; from the coding sequence GTGCCGAAGACATATCGCGATATCTACTCAGGTCTGGTCCGGCTGCATGTGCTTCATCATGCAAGCCGTGAACCGATCTATGGTCTGGAGATGATGCGCGAGCTTCGTCATCACGGCTACGGTCTCGGCCCAGGTACGCTCTATCCTCTGCTGCACGGCATGGAAGCGAGTGGGCTTCTGCGATCGAAGATGACGAATGGTTCCGGCCGGCTGCGGCGTGTCTACACTGCTACTGCTGCAGGTAGAAGGGCTTTGCAAGAGGGACACGAGAAGGTCCGGGAGTTACTGCGGGAGATGGATGAGGATTAG
- a CDS encoding TolC family protein, whose amino-acid sequence MNLIRISCFASLGMLVSVASSGVRAQEAASPLTLAAVVDDAAKNYPAIRISQEELNASVARIQLARTAYLPRLDATAQFNRGTRNNVFGSLLPQSIIPPMSGPVIGTNNGGSVWGSAAGVLINWQPFDFGTRSANVHAAEAARDRAAAANLRTQLEVETASADAYLSVLASTQAMKAAQTAVDNWETLRQSIHALASAELRPGADESRVNAEKAAAANQLALAQQAADMSVATLHKFQSAPVAGVTPQTKLLSSVPTANGAENPLAVSENPIMAERKATTAENAAQLHAIERSWAPQFNLEGAAYGRGTGAETDGRRLTGTNGLAPNIGNYVAGVNITFPVLDFASMHAKAAAQSATLRAARANEDLTARNLQEQFAQAQAELRASETIAQNTPTQLEAAQTALNQATARYKAGLVPVDDVAQAQRLQVQAEIDNAIARLNVWRAFLKLQYLRGDLQPFLQEANR is encoded by the coding sequence ATGAACCTGATTCGGATCTCCTGCTTCGCGTCCCTGGGAATGCTTGTCTCTGTTGCGTCCTCTGGTGTGCGCGCCCAGGAGGCCGCCTCTCCGCTCACCCTGGCTGCCGTCGTTGACGATGCCGCGAAGAACTATCCCGCCATCCGCATCTCGCAGGAAGAGCTGAACGCCTCCGTCGCCCGCATTCAGCTGGCCCGCACCGCCTATCTTCCTCGTCTCGACGCCACCGCCCAGTTCAATCGCGGAACCCGCAATAACGTCTTCGGAAGTCTGCTGCCGCAGAGCATCATCCCTCCCATGTCGGGACCGGTGATCGGCACCAACAACGGGGGTTCGGTGTGGGGCAGTGCGGCTGGAGTGCTCATCAACTGGCAGCCCTTCGACTTCGGTACACGCAGCGCCAATGTTCACGCCGCAGAAGCCGCGCGCGATCGTGCCGCAGCCGCCAATCTTCGCACTCAGCTCGAGGTGGAAACAGCATCCGCCGACGCCTATCTCTCCGTGCTCGCCTCCACGCAGGCGATGAAAGCGGCGCAAACAGCAGTCGACAACTGGGAGACGCTACGGCAGAGCATCCATGCCCTGGCCTCCGCTGAGCTTCGGCCCGGGGCCGACGAGTCGCGCGTCAACGCCGAGAAGGCCGCCGCCGCCAATCAGCTTGCGCTGGCGCAGCAAGCGGCCGACATGTCGGTCGCAACGCTTCACAAGTTCCAGAGCGCGCCTGTTGCCGGCGTGACACCGCAGACAAAGCTGCTGAGCAGCGTGCCCACGGCTAACGGGGCGGAGAATCCGCTCGCCGTCTCAGAAAACCCCATCATGGCCGAGCGTAAGGCAACGACTGCCGAGAACGCGGCGCAGCTCCATGCCATCGAACGAAGCTGGGCGCCGCAGTTCAACCTCGAAGGCGCCGCCTATGGCCGTGGCACCGGAGCGGAGACCGACGGTCGCCGTTTGACCGGAACCAACGGTCTGGCGCCGAACATCGGCAACTACGTCGCCGGTGTCAACATCACGTTCCCAGTGCTGGACTTTGCCAGCATGCATGCGAAGGCCGCCGCGCAATCGGCTACGCTGCGAGCCGCCCGCGCGAATGAAGATCTAACCGCACGCAACCTGCAGGAACAGTTTGCCCAGGCGCAGGCCGAGCTTCGCGCCTCCGAGACCATCGCACAGAACACACCCACTCAGCTTGAGGCCGCGCAGACAGCATTGAATCAAGCCACTGCCCGTTATAAGGCCGGCCTTGTTCCGGTGGATGATGTCGCCCAGGCGCAGCGGCTGCAGGTGCAGGCAGAGATCGACAACGCCATCGCCCGGCTGAACGTCTGGCGCGCCTTTCTGAAATTGCAGTATCTCCGGGGCGATCTGCAGCCCTTTCTGCAGGAAGCGAACCGCTAA